A single region of the Candidatus Omnitrophota bacterium genome encodes:
- a CDS encoding alpha/beta hydrolase, whose amino-acid sequence MIGIAWLVWSQVTGHQKTAVSGDGVPISYSVYGKGEPALVFVHGWCADRYTWYHQVPYFDKKYKVVALDLAGHGSSGRQRQVYTQEAFGEDVAAVVRAVGCRKVILIGHSMSGTVILEANLLLKGKVAGLIAIDTLENFERIATPEQIRQYIDPIKEDFVKGTSAFVREMFPQNADPKLVDRVVAKVSSAVPSIALNALEYYFKTPVIPLLSGVDVPLWCLNADFWPSAPEINRKYLKSYNLRIIPGLGHFLMLEAPDEFNRQLEDIIQQIEK is encoded by the coding sequence TTGATCGGAATAGCTTGGTTGGTCTGGTCGCAGGTTACAGGGCATCAGAAGACTGCTGTTTCCGGGGACGGGGTTCCTATATCGTATTCGGTGTATGGAAAAGGCGAGCCGGCGCTGGTTTTTGTGCATGGCTGGTGCGCTGACCGGTATACCTGGTATCACCAGGTGCCTTATTTTGATAAAAAGTACAAGGTTGTGGCGTTGGATCTGGCAGGGCACGGGTCTTCCGGCAGGCAAAGGCAGGTCTATACCCAGGAGGCTTTTGGCGAGGATGTTGCCGCGGTGGTTCGAGCTGTGGGGTGTCGCAAAGTTATTCTGATCGGCCATTCCATGTCCGGAACAGTGATATTGGAAGCGAATTTGCTTTTAAAGGGAAAGGTTGCCGGGCTTATCGCTATCGATACCCTGGAGAATTTCGAGCGTATTGCCACTCCTGAACAAATTCGGCAATACATCGATCCCATAAAAGAAGATTTTGTCAAAGGAACCAGCGCGTTTGTCCGGGAGATGTTCCCCCAGAACGCCGACCCCAAGCTGGTTGACAGGGTAGTCGCGAAGGTGTCGTCCGCTGTGCCGTCAATAGCGCTCAATGCCCTGGAATACTATTTTAAAACTCCGGTGATCCCGCTTTTGAGCGGAGTGGATGTTCCGTTATGGTGTTTGAATGCCGACTTCTGGCCGAGCGCTCCGGAGATAAACCGTAAATACTTGAAGTCTTATAATCTCAGAATAATTCCGGGACTGGGGCATTTTCTGATGCTTGAGGCTCCGGATGAATTCAACAGGCAACTGGAGGATATTATCCAACAGATCGAAAAATAA
- a CDS encoding desulfoferrodoxin FeS4 iron-binding domain-containing protein, with amino-acid sequence MEVKEIGEKFKCNVCGNEVTVTKAGGGELVCCGQPMEKIDK; translated from the coding sequence ATGGAAGTAAAAGAGATCGGGGAAAAATTCAAATGCAATGTCTGCGGTAACGAAGTTACCGTCACTAAAGCGGGCGGCGGTGAACTTGTTTGTTGTGGGCAGCCGATGGAAAAAATAGATAAGTGA